AACAATATGTTTATTGTATTATCTAAAAAACGTTTCCTTAAAACTCAAAAGATATACAGTAGAAAACAGTGGGCCTTATTAGATTTAGAATGAATAATCAACGACGACAATGCTATATTGACTGACCGAGTGAAGCTAACCTGTCGGGGACGGGGTACTCTGGGAAGAACTCGCGGAGGATCCTGACGACGTCCTCCCTATGGAGCACGGCGTCGGAGCAGATGTAGCGGCCGGCGGTGTCTGGGACCTCGAAGACGCGGACGTGCGCGTCGGCGGCGTCGCGGACGTGGACGTACCCCTGCACGGCGTTGGCGTAGGTCGTGACGGAGCCGTTGAGGTACTTGAGCACGTGCGTGAGGCTGGCGTTCACCGACGGCTGCAGCGCCGGGCCCTGCACCAGCACCGGGATCACCACCACCAGGTCCACCCCGCGTCTCGCCGCCGCCTCCCACGCCGCCTGCTCCGCCACCGCCTTCCCATAGCAGTACCAGTTCTGACATCATAACAAAGGTCAAAGGGCGAGGCTAGCTCTGCATCTGAATAATGGCGTCCACGCGGAGTTCATGCATATACCTTGGTCTCTTTGCAGAACTCGAGATCGCTCCAGCACGACTCATCGACCACGGCGTCCGGCGCGCGGTTGGAATCCATGGTGACCGCTCCAATCGAGGACGTCAGCACCACACGGCGGACCGTGCCGGCCTCCGCCGCGGCCTCGATCACGTAACGTGCGCCCCTCACCGCCGGCTCCAGCATTTTCTCCTGCACCTCAAACCACTATCAGCTGCACGCATGCTTGCATGGTCCGATTTTCCATGGAAGTCAAGTTGTAATATAACTATACATCGTCTCAAAATAAGTAAATTTTAATTCGGTGTTCTTTTATGCTTTCTATTTAAGCTAGGCTAAACcctttgatccaaaaattatgtattataaatcgAACTATTTTAAGCCCCGTTTGACACAGCTCCTCCTGTCAGCTCCTCATTCCTCAAGTAAAGCTCTTGAAAACCCGCTTTCACAAGagatgagtgttgaattgaactAAAAATCCTATCTCCTCCCTGTTCCCTCTCCCAGATCTACTATGAGAAGTTGTTTTACTAAATGTTTTCTAAATCGGCTTTCATTCTACCCGTGAAAAAAAAAACCACTCACAGAGCCAaagcaaaaaaagaaagaaagaaagaaaaatactCCACTAGTAAAACAGAGCTGTAACAAACATACTTTAATTTTAATCATAGTTATAGTAGAGTTAATCTTAGCTTGATCATTTATGGAGTCATTAGGAAGCTTAAAAGTCACTAACCAtgcacttgatcaatgaactcaACTAACAACCTAATGGCTAGTTTGCTAGTGAACAATGAATTTAATTTTATCTATTTTCACTTCCAAAAATATGATATTTCTTAATCTACTTCTAAGAGCATAGACATGCTTATAAGTTATGACTAACTTGCTTATTTGGAAAAATGAAACAAAACCAAAAAATTGAAAGATGCATTCTGTCTTTTCTAAGAGCATAGACATGCTTATAAGTTAGTAACGTATTAGTTGCAAGGGACGTGAGAGCTACTCCcttcgttttaaattataagatgcaTTCtgtcttttctaaatacataatttttattttatatctagacatAAATATATATTTAGGTGCATAGACAAAGCTATGCATATAGAAAAACTAGAACGACTTATAGTTTAGAACAGAGAAAATACAAAGTAACATGGGAAAACCAATAATTACAAGCACAGGAATCTTGTGACCAACAATCATAGTTTAGCCCATTTGGACTTTTAATTTCTCCTTGTACAGAGCAACTCCAAAGCCTTTCTATACCTTTTACGAATGATAGGAATCaagattttggtaaaaaaaatgctctCCAACATCTTTTTTAATTAGATCTCCAAATATTGTCACCCTCTTTCGGATTTATCGCTAGAAAAAAAATGAAGAACGGGATTGGCTCTAGATAGTGCGCACAAGATATAGACAAGTGATGGAGTGGAAAGATATAGAGAGCGGATTACATTCTTAGTCTCGGCACTACACGTCTCAAAAGTCATTAAGAAATTTCTAGGATTAATTACGCGATAATATGGGAAATATAAGTATATAGGACGTGCATGGCAGCAAGCATGGGTCACAATTAGCGCTTCCACATGTCAGGACTAGGTGCCTAGGTTTGTCCTCGTACCGGACCCATGTCAAGTCAAGTACACACAAACGTTCCAGCTGCTAAGGTCCGGATTTCGTTAGTTACAGTACGTACTGGATCGTCGGTCATCGGCGACGCGGTGTGGAACACGCCGTGGCAGCCAGCGACGGCCGCCCTCAGCGCGCCGCCGTCAAGGAGGTCGGCCCTGCACAACGTCAGCCTCTCCGCCGCGCCAGGGAGCGCTCTCAGGTGCGCGTTCTTGGCATCCTCTGTCGCATCAAACAGAAACAAGGATCAACACAAGAAACTAGCATCGATCACTGGAACATTTCAACTAGTGATATAGACGATCAATCTGCCGGCCGTGCGTAGCGTACCAGGGTTTCTCACGGTTCCTCTGACGGTGTAGCCTCTGTCCAGAAGGAGCTTGACGATCCACGAGCCGATGTACCCGCTGGCACCGGTCACGCACACCGTTTGCCCGAGTCCCGGCGCCGCTGCGTccgccatggcgcggcgaaagaACTAATATTGTGCCGGCCGGCCGGGTTATAGGCCTTCAGGCGCTCAGTCTCGCTTTGCCTCTCTTTGTGTTTGTGCATGCTTGTTGGTAAGGTATTTATAGACGATGATTGATGACTCGTATGTGGGCATTGGCAGCAGAGACTTGTTTAGTTTGTTTTGAGTACAGACTAGATACTTACTCCCTCGATCGGGCACTGATAACGTAGGTAACTGTCATCTAGGACAACTGCACTGTGACAAATTAATTGAGCCACCAAAAGTTTAGTAGAAATGTTCAGAATACATTGGCGTTCAAAGTTTATGCTGATGACTGCACGAAATCTAGCTATAAAAGACTAAAAGGACACACAATTATATCTGAATCGATGTAGCATCTACCCTTGCACACGGTATCGTCTTTTcctatatatctatgatgtgcaatGAAAACAACTTGGCATCTCCAACACTACAATCCTATAGCTAGGTGATGTGGAAAGATCTAGTAGTATTGTATTTGGTGAGTAGACTATCTAAACTACTCTCTTTTATTCGAAATTATAGAACATGGACATATTGTTCGCCCAAGCAGGTCTAGGCGTGGTTTAAATATATAAACGATAAATTAAACACTAGAGGGTTTAAATTGTCAATGGTGGTAAAAGAACAGTGTAAATACCATAGTTAAATGCGGTCTAAGCATGCGTAGCATCTAAATGCCTGTTTATGCAATGGCAAATAAATTAGCAAGCTAAGAGCAAGTGGGCAGGACTGGTTATTAACTAGCccattaaggccctgtttgataCTTCTATGATTATAATAATCAGGTTATATAATTAATCAGATTATGACCCAAACAagattgattataatattgattATTATAATCAAAATCTTTTGATCACCCTAATCCCATAATCCAGAGAAAACTTAGGGCTTTTTGGGACCATTATGGGTGCTAAAAGTCTAACTTGCCTCCCAATCAATGGTCCAAATTGCCACACTAATGGATAAGATAGGAATTTACCAACCATAATCAATCAACATAATCTAGGGACCCTAATTTTAGTTATAATAATCTTATGCATAATCTAGATTATAATAGGCCCTAACATGTGTTCCTGCAAGGGCAAGTAATGCTTAA
The nucleotide sequence above comes from Miscanthus floridulus cultivar M001 chromosome 18, ASM1932011v1, whole genome shotgun sequence. Encoded proteins:
- the LOC136523582 gene encoding cinnamoyl-CoA reductase 1-like, whose amino-acid sequence is MADAAAPGLGQTVCVTGASGYIGSWIVKLLLDRGYTVRGTVRNPEDAKNAHLRALPGAAERLTLCRADLLDGGALRAAVAGCHGVFHTASPMTDDPEKMLEPAVRGARYVIEAAAEAGTVRRVVLTSSIGAVTMDSNRAPDAVVDESCWSDLEFCKETKNWYCYGKAVAEQAAWEAAARRGVDLVVVIPVLVQGPALQPSVNASLTHVLKYLNGSVTTYANAVQGYVHVRDAADAHVRVFEVPDTAGRYICSDAVLHREDVVRILREFFPEYPVPDRCSDEVNPRKAPYKISNQRLRELGLEFTPAAQALYETVICFQDKGVLPVSAGPSSL